Proteins encoded within one genomic window of Cytophagales bacterium:
- the gldG gene encoding gliding motility-associated ABC transporter substrate-binding protein GldG: MSWDSNKLHQFLRFTIGALTLLLLIQVFNAFRFRIDMTEEKRYSISEASQQLLNNLEEPLTIESYLAGELPSNFKRFQKSIDDLLDQFTIYAGNNLQYRFVDPSQATSTQSRNEYMRSLIDKGLQPTNLTYTKDGQKSEKLVFPGVLITYGNKELAVPLLKGNRTSNPDEMLNQSIEGLEYELIAAIKSITETNRKRIAYIVGHGEPDSVFLAGFTNAILGKYDLFKVDLASRTTPLVGYDVAIIGKPTERFTEKEKYLIDQYVMNGGSLLVFVDALKVNVLEAEGEGTIALPYDLNLEDLLFRYGIRINQDYVTDFSSGFYPVVSGNVGNQPRVELLPWPFFPIVSNYADHPLVKGLDATQLKFVSTMDTVKAKGVKKIPLIFTSQYTRVISPPVQVRFNDFNQELRPEFFQSGPRAVGYLLEGKFSSLYKNRILPKGIDQKTFEEESIGSKVIVVSDGDFIRNELSINTEQPEPLLLGVDPYARTTYANEEFLLRSLSYLTDEDGITLARNKEVKIRPLDRVKIKNDRSFWVFINFGMPLLLLALFGLIKFLARKRKFAK; encoded by the coding sequence ATGAGTTGGGATAGTAACAAACTTCATCAGTTCTTGCGCTTCACCATTGGAGCGTTGACCTTGCTCTTACTGATTCAAGTGTTCAATGCATTTCGCTTCCGTATCGATATGACGGAAGAAAAGCGATATTCTATTTCGGAAGCAAGCCAACAGTTGCTGAATAATCTGGAAGAGCCTTTGACGATCGAAAGTTACCTGGCGGGGGAATTGCCTTCTAATTTTAAGCGATTCCAGAAATCCATTGACGATCTTTTGGATCAGTTCACGATTTACGCGGGGAACAATTTGCAGTATCGTTTTGTGGATCCTTCACAAGCGACCAGTACGCAATCCAGGAACGAATACATGCGCAGCCTTATCGACAAAGGTTTGCAACCGACTAACCTGACCTACACCAAGGACGGTCAAAAAAGTGAGAAGTTGGTCTTCCCGGGTGTGCTCATTACTTATGGGAACAAAGAATTGGCGGTGCCTTTGCTGAAGGGGAATCGTACCAGCAATCCAGACGAAATGCTCAATCAGTCAATAGAAGGACTGGAATATGAATTGATTGCGGCCATCAAATCCATTACAGAAACCAATCGCAAGCGAATTGCTTACATCGTTGGCCATGGCGAACCTGATTCTGTTTTTCTTGCGGGTTTTACCAATGCCATTCTTGGGAAATATGATCTGTTCAAAGTAGACCTGGCCAGCAGAACCACACCACTGGTAGGTTACGATGTAGCGATCATTGGAAAACCTACCGAGCGATTTACAGAGAAGGAAAAGTATCTGATTGATCAGTATGTCATGAATGGAGGTAGCCTTTTGGTGTTTGTAGATGCATTGAAAGTGAATGTTCTGGAAGCGGAAGGCGAAGGGACCATTGCTTTGCCCTATGATCTGAATTTAGAAGACTTACTTTTCAGATATGGGATCAGGATCAATCAGGATTACGTGACAGACTTTAGTTCAGGTTTCTATCCGGTCGTTTCGGGAAATGTGGGTAATCAGCCCCGGGTGGAACTGCTTCCCTGGCCGTTTTTTCCAATTGTGTCTAATTACGCAGATCACCCACTTGTAAAAGGTCTGGACGCTACGCAGCTGAAATTTGTATCGACCATGGATACGGTGAAGGCAAAAGGCGTGAAAAAGATACCTCTGATCTTTACTTCGCAGTACACCAGGGTGATTTCTCCTCCCGTTCAAGTTCGCTTCAATGACTTTAATCAGGAACTAAGACCCGAGTTTTTCCAGTCCGGACCAAGAGCTGTCGGGTATCTGCTGGAAGGAAAATTCAGTTCATTGTACAAGAACCGCATATTGCCAAAGGGAATAGATCAAAAGACATTTGAGGAAGAAAGCATTGGTTCTAAAGTGATCGTTGTGAGCGATGGCGACTTCATTCGAAATGAATTGAGCATCAATACTGAGCAACCGGAGCCTTTGTTGTTAGGTGTCGATCCTTACGCACGAACCACCTATGCCAATGAGGAATTTCTGCTGCGATCGTTGAGTTATCTGACTGATGAAGATGGCATCACCCTGGCAAGGAACAAGGAAGTTAAAATCCGGCCGTTGGACCGGGTGAAGATAAAGAATGATCGTTCCTTCTGGGTATTTATCAACTTCGGCATGCCGTTGCTGTTGTTGGCATTATTTGGTTTAATCAAATTCCTGGC
- the gldF gene encoding gliding motility-associated ABC transporter permease subunit GldF, whose amino-acid sequence MITILKKEINEFLDSLIAYVVIGVFLVGVSLVMWVLPDYSVLDYGYATMEPLFTLGPYLFMFLVPATTMKSFAEEKKTGTLELLYTLPFKDWEIILGKYLAAFLLILFSLLPTIVYYVAIHQLGNPVGNLDTPGIIGSYIGLALLGGIFVSIGLLSSALTENQIVSFILAALLCFLFYDGIEALANIDLWGTWSYYLQQVGILSHYAAMSKGLLDLRDIGYFFTVIILMLMLVDFTLSGKKA is encoded by the coding sequence ATGATCACGATTCTGAAAAAAGAGATCAATGAATTCCTCGATTCACTCATTGCCTACGTGGTGATTGGTGTTTTTCTAGTCGGTGTGAGCCTCGTAATGTGGGTGCTTCCTGACTATTCCGTATTGGATTATGGCTATGCTACCATGGAGCCATTATTTACATTAGGGCCGTACCTGTTCATGTTTTTGGTACCTGCGACGACCATGAAATCTTTTGCGGAGGAGAAAAAGACAGGAACACTGGAATTGCTCTATACCCTTCCCTTCAAGGATTGGGAAATCATTCTGGGTAAGTACCTGGCAGCTTTCCTACTCATATTGTTTTCATTGCTGCCAACGATCGTTTATTATGTGGCGATCCACCAGTTAGGAAATCCCGTTGGGAACCTGGATACGCCAGGAATCATTGGTTCCTACATTGGCCTTGCCCTGCTTGGGGGGATTTTTGTAAGCATCGGTCTTTTGTCATCGGCGCTTACTGAAAATCAAATTGTTTCTTTCATCCTGGCCGCGTTGTTGTGCTTCTTGTTTTATGATGGTATTGAGGCGCTGGCAAACATTGACCTTTGGGGAACCTGGTCGTATTATTTACAGCAAGTGGGCATCCTATCTCATTATGCTGCGATGAGCAAAGGACTACTTGATTTGAGAGATATCGGTTATTTCTTCACCGTGATTATCCTGATGCTGATGCTTGTGGACTTCACTTTATCCGGGAAAAAGGCATGA
- the gldA gene encoding gliding motility-associated ABC transporter ATP-binding subunit GldA — MVIVDNLVKQYGQQLAVDHISFEALPGQITGFLGPNGAGKSTTMKIATGFLQATEGDVVIKGKKVRENPYYAKQVIGYLPEHNPLYLQMYVREYLSFIANAYRLSSVKKRIEEVIDLVGLQREKHKKLKALSKGYRQRVGLAQALLPDPEVLILDEPTTGLDPNQLVEIRKVIKEASQDKTLIFSTHIMQEVEAICDRVVIINQGKIVADDTLQNLKSQAVNANVYTVSFESAIDKEILGSLTGVQKVEEKSDHSYLVYSEDDQLKKAILKLAAEKDLPLISVHTSGGSLEEIFQKLTGNT; from the coding sequence ATGGTAATCGTCGATAATTTAGTCAAGCAATACGGCCAGCAATTGGCGGTAGATCACATTTCTTTTGAGGCTTTGCCGGGACAGATCACCGGTTTCCTGGGTCCGAATGGCGCGGGAAAGTCCACGACCATGAAGATTGCCACTGGCTTTTTACAAGCCACGGAAGGTGATGTGGTCATCAAAGGCAAGAAGGTCCGTGAAAATCCTTACTATGCAAAGCAAGTGATCGGCTATCTGCCAGAGCATAATCCGCTTTATCTGCAGATGTACGTCCGTGAATACCTGAGCTTCATCGCCAACGCGTATCGCCTTTCTTCTGTGAAAAAGCGAATAGAAGAGGTCATTGATCTGGTAGGGTTACAAAGAGAAAAACATAAGAAGCTCAAAGCCCTTTCTAAAGGATATCGTCAGCGAGTAGGATTAGCGCAAGCATTATTGCCCGATCCGGAAGTGCTGATCCTGGATGAGCCTACGACTGGATTGGATCCTAATCAATTGGTTGAAATAAGGAAAGTAATTAAGGAAGCTAGTCAGGACAAAACGCTGATCTTTTCTACGCACATCATGCAGGAAGTAGAGGCAATTTGTGATCGGGTGGTGATCATTAATCAGGGGAAGATCGTGGCGGATGACACTTTGCAAAACCTCAAAAGCCAGGCTGTCAATGCGAATGTATATACGGTTTCTTTTGAGTCGGCGATTGATAAAGAAATTTTGGGCAGTTTGACTGGCGTTCAAAAAGTAGAAGAAAAATCAGATCACAGTTATTTGGTATACTCGGAAGATGATCAGCTGAAAAAAGCGATCCTAAAATTGGCTGCGGAAAAAGACCTACCCTTGATCAGCGTTCATACGTCAGGCGGTTCACTTGAAGAAATTTTTCAAAAACTGACTGGAAACACATGA
- a CDS encoding acyloxyacyl hydrolase translates to MTIVFISKTGRAMWARTFGVILFLFATTSAYSQKTGSTYRYNAGFTYLKGLIVPQYAHGLHLTYGRPSGIEIFWNQRTIGKKEREKLFGYPQVGYSLTMINTDMVETGKIFNAATYMDFYFLDAPDIKAYWRFGVGLTYATKLYHPETNNLNNILSSRISYHAIVRIGVQIPVADQFYINPAISWNHTSNGSLSLPNNGINIATLNVGAAYRFGKSDWVEESTPAPNNRRLGYNILVSGSVKETEPMGSPKRIYYTFRGYIDKTLSKVNRIYGGLELFNNHGLIDVIKSDPDVPNDTDFRRLGFFVGHELMVSRVSFMTMVGHYVYRPYRGGIDDDPDIYTRHGVKVYLTEKIFAVAMMKIHAAQNDIFDFGVGIRL, encoded by the coding sequence ATGACTATAGTATTCATTTCCAAAACTGGCAGAGCAATGTGGGCGAGGACATTTGGGGTCATTCTATTTCTTTTTGCCACGACTAGCGCCTACAGCCAAAAAACCGGCAGTACTTATCGCTACAATGCAGGGTTTACTTACCTGAAGGGCCTGATCGTTCCTCAATATGCGCATGGCTTACATTTGACTTATGGCCGACCTTCCGGAATAGAAATATTTTGGAATCAACGGACAATTGGAAAAAAGGAGCGCGAAAAACTGTTCGGCTATCCGCAAGTGGGGTATTCACTGACCATGATCAACACAGACATGGTGGAAACCGGGAAAATTTTCAATGCAGCCACTTACATGGATTTTTATTTTCTGGACGCACCGGACATCAAGGCCTACTGGCGATTTGGAGTAGGGTTAACCTATGCCACAAAGCTTTACCATCCAGAAACCAATAACCTGAACAATATCCTCTCCTCCAGGATCTCCTACCACGCCATTGTTAGAATTGGTGTGCAAATTCCAGTGGCCGATCAATTTTACATCAACCCAGCCATTTCCTGGAACCATACTTCCAACGGCTCATTAAGTTTACCCAACAATGGCATAAACATTGCCACATTGAATGTAGGGGCAGCTTACCGATTTGGTAAATCAGATTGGGTAGAAGAGTCGACACCCGCACCCAACAACCGAAGACTCGGCTACAATATTCTGGTCAGTGGCTCAGTTAAAGAAACGGAACCTATGGGGTCTCCAAAACGCATCTACTACACCTTCCGAGGGTACATAGACAAGACTTTGAGTAAAGTTAATCGCATTTACGGCGGACTAGAACTTTTCAATAATCATGGGTTGATTGATGTGATCAAAAGCGATCCTGATGTACCCAATGATACCGACTTCCGCAGATTAGGATTTTTTGTCGGACATGAGTTGATGGTGTCCAGGGTTAGTTTCATGACCATGGTAGGACATTACGTTTATCGTCCGTATCGTGGTGGCATCGACGATGACCCAGACATCTATACCCGTCATGGGGTAAAGGTTTATTTAACGGAAAAGATATTCGCAGTAGCCATGATGAAAATCCACGCGGCTCAAAATGACATTTTTGATTTCGGAGTGGGAATAAGATTATGA
- a CDS encoding DUF2807 domain-containing protein has translation MKRWLIIWTLGLLGCDQQNTWDCVQTIGDLIEEPIPVSQTIKRVVIFDDTNLIWHPAPAPGEQAFVIETGENLIGEIETSIVADSILEVRNRNNCRWTRAPRNLTLHVYSDAINWIEKQGFGEINTSERITLNHRLDVITLGSGNLNLELVNPNEVWLSMRALSNVTLSGDLLRLHVFVDRRVDGRLYAEELDVEDVSIWHAGSNDLFVAPSDILRGDIRASGDVHLFSEPDRGVVVNEDGSGRVINRF, from the coding sequence ATGAAACGCTGGCTCATCATATGGACACTCGGCCTATTGGGCTGCGACCAACAAAACACCTGGGACTGTGTGCAAACAATTGGTGATCTGATCGAGGAACCTATTCCTGTATCCCAGACCATCAAAAGAGTGGTCATTTTCGACGATACCAACTTGATCTGGCATCCAGCCCCTGCTCCGGGAGAGCAGGCATTTGTCATTGAAACAGGAGAAAACCTCATTGGCGAAATTGAAACCAGCATTGTTGCTGACAGTATTCTGGAGGTCAGGAACAGAAATAATTGCCGATGGACCCGTGCTCCCCGAAACCTGACCCTGCATGTTTATTCTGATGCTATTAATTGGATTGAAAAACAAGGGTTCGGAGAAATCAATACCTCAGAACGCATTACTCTTAACCACCGGTTGGACGTGATCACTTTGGGATCCGGCAACCTGAATCTGGAATTGGTCAACCCCAATGAAGTTTGGTTATCGATGCGTGCCTTGAGTAATGTGACGCTTTCCGGCGATTTGCTGAGGCTGCATGTATTTGTGGACCGACGAGTAGATGGAAGACTGTATGCCGAGGAACTGGATGTCGAAGATGTTTCCATTTGGCACGCAGGGAGCAATGATTTGTTTGTGGCTCCTAGTGATATTCTGAGAGGAGATATACGCGCTTCGGGAGATGTTCACCTTTTTAGTGAACCAGATCGCGGTGTAGTTGTTAATGAAGACGGATCGGGACGAGTAATTAACCGGTTCTAA
- a CDS encoding NAD(P)H-dependent oxidoreductase — MIRIISSTNRPGAVSYKVAKHYQVLLTDLGVESEIIDLANLPDDFIASALYQNSGKNEAFNPIREKMRDTEKYVFIVPEYNGSFPGILKTFIDGLEFPTTFTGKKAALVGLGAGVQGAVLAMSHLTDIFNYCGTNVLAQKPKLAGIGKAMNDAGEITNELYLNLLRDQAKAFVAF; from the coding sequence ATGATCAGAATTATAAGTAGCACCAATCGACCTGGTGCTGTTTCCTATAAAGTTGCTAAACACTATCAAGTATTGTTGACCGACCTGGGAGTTGAAAGTGAAATCATTGACCTGGCCAATTTGCCAGATGATTTCATCGCTTCGGCGCTCTATCAAAACAGTGGTAAAAACGAAGCTTTTAACCCGATTAGGGAGAAAATGAGAGACACGGAAAAGTATGTTTTTATTGTTCCTGAGTACAATGGATCTTTCCCCGGAATTCTGAAAACGTTCATCGACGGATTGGAATTCCCAACAACCTTCACTGGGAAAAAAGCTGCACTTGTTGGACTGGGCGCCGGAGTACAGGGAGCAGTGCTAGCGATGAGTCATTTAACGGATATCTTCAATTATTGCGGCACCAATGTGCTGGCTCAAAAACCTAAACTGGCAGGTATCGGCAAAGCCATGAACGATGCAGGTGAGATCACCAACGAACTTTATTTGAACCTACTGAGAGATCAGGCGAAGGCTTTTGTTGCGTTTTAA